CGCTTCATCCGTACCGCAGCCCATGGGTTTTCATCGAGCAGACTGACTCACCCCGGAGCGGAACTGCCGCACGAGCGTTCCAGGGTCCCGTACGACCTGCCACAGACCGATCGACAGCAGCGCCACGCTGATGGCGAAGCAGACCCAGAACACGAACTGGGCGCCGGTCGCGAGGTTGTGGGTGCTGCCGTACTCGTACCGGCAGTAAGCCTGCGGGGGAAACGCCTTCGAGACGCCGACGCCGCCGTAGTACATGGAGCACGGGTCTTCGCCGGGGTCCTTGAGTGTGTCGTCCGCGGTGACGACCAGCAGCCAGGCCAGAGCCGCCGCCGGAACCGTGCCGAACACGATCACCTTCGTCCAGATCGGCAGGCGAGGGTGGCCGACGAGCCCAAGCAGCGCGATCAGTACGACCATGAACATCGCGGCGACGGCCACGGCCGTGACCGGTCTCTTGTACACCTCCACCAGAAGCCACATGACGCCGGCCACCGGGGGCGCGGTGAGGAGGACGACCTTGATCCCGGATGCCGTACGCGGGTGTGCGAGCAGGTACACGGCGAGCGCGCACGCGATCAGGGAGAGGAGCGGGATCACGGACGCGCGGCGGCGGTGGTGGCGGGCTCCCGGTGCGTCTCGTCCTTCCGCCACGGGCCGACGCCGAGCTTTCCGGTCGTCCCGAGGTCGAGTTCCGGGACCACCATCACGGGAGCGGCTGCGGGCGTGGCCCATACACGGACGTATGGCGCGTTGACCGGTTCGCCGGCCTGGGTGGTGTTCCGCCAGGCCAGCCCGGCCACCGCGGCCTCACCAGGTCGCAGGACGACCGGTTGCGGGCTGCTGTCCCCACCGAGGCCGGTGCTGATCTGATCGGTCCCCTGGAGGATGCGAATGCCGTGCACGGTGTGGTGGTCCTCGTCCTGGATCGCGAGCTTCGGGTAGCCGTTGAGTTGAAGGGGCCCGGTACCGCAGTTGACCAGGTGCAGGCCGACGACGCGCAGCCCCATGGCTGCGTCCCCCTGGTCGGCGTAGAGGCGCATGCCCGACTTCGGGCACGTTCCCGAGGCGGACGACGCCTCGGCTTCCGGGACGCTACGAGTCTTGATCACCTCGACGCCCGTCACCTCGGGCGCGTTCCCGACCGGCTCGCCCATGACGACGGTGCCCTTGACGGTCCGCCCCGGCCCGACCGCCTCGACGGTCCGTTCCGCGTTGTCGACCGCGCCGCCGGAGGCTGAGAGGAACCCGATGGTCAACGTGTACGTGGCGGTCTCCGTCTGCTGGTTGGTCAGCTCGAAGTCCGCGCTGTAGGCGACTCCCGCGCAGCCGCTCTCCTGTCCCCAGGCGTACAGCGCGGTGATCTTGACGCCGTCCTCGGCCGTGCCTCCGGCGGAGGGCAGGGGCAGCGCGGTCGGTGTGCCGGAGGGACGAACGGACGGTTCTGAGGACGGCGGGCTGCCGTACCGGGAGAAGTCCGACGGGCACAGTGCCTCGGCCCGGACCGGGCCGCCGCCGGTACCCCCGCCCGGCGAGAAGCTCTGGGAACCGCAGGCGGTGAGCAGCAGGGCAGCGGCGAGGACGGCGGGAGCGGTGCGGGAGGCGGTCGGCATCCGCCCACCACACCAGGGGAGCACCCTCGTGGGCTGTGGCGGAGCCCACACCTCCGGTCACAGCGGTGTCACAGATCACTCTGGAACAGCGTTTGTGTGCGGGCTTCTTCCGCCAGGCCAGTGGCGGACAGGCAAGCGCGGCCAGGGGTGTTGGCGGTTACAGGGTGGGCCGATGCCTCGTGGAGCGGCTTTCCGGCTTCCCGGCTTTCCGGCCTCGCGGAAGGCCGCCACCGCTGCGTGGGCAGCCGCCCGCGCCGCGCCCGGGGATGCCGGGAAGTGGCTGGTGCGGCTTTCATCGGTCCCATCCAGGCGATTCCAACTGGCCCCGCTTCGCGGGTGGTTCGTAAACCGGGCGCCGTGAGGTGGCTCCGGAGAGCGGCTTGATCTGGCTCGGTGGGTAGTGGCGGTCTGGGATTTGGCTCTGGTTCTCCAAACAGTCGGGCGACGACGCAGAGCGCGGTCCGGGAAGCGCGGCGGCCTCCCGGCCGGCTGGTGGCTCGGTGGTGCTGCTGCTGGTCAGGCGCCGGTTGCTGCGGTGTAACGGGCGGTGACGTCTTCCCAGTTGACCAGGTCCCACAGCTTGGTGACGTAGTCGGGGCGGACGTTCTTGTACTGCAGGTAGTAAGCGTGCTCCCACGCGTCGAAGACCAGGAGTGGGGTGCTGCCCTGGCCGACGTTGCCGTGGTGGTCGTAGACCTGCTCGACGATCAGGCGCTTGCCCAGGGGCTCCCAGGCCAGCACGCCCCAACCGGAGCCCTGGACGGAGGCGGTCGCGACGGTGAGCTGCTTCTTGAAGGCTTCGAAGCCGCCGAGGTGTTCGTCGAGGGCGTCAGCGAGGGCGCCGTCCGGGCGGTCGCCGCCGTCCGGGGAGAGGTTCTGCCAGAAGACCGAGTGCAGGACGTGGCCGGAGAGGTTGAAGGCGTAGGTCTTCTCCAGACCGACCAGCGAGGTGGGCGTGATCTGGTCCTTCTCCCGGGCCTCGGCGATCTGTTCGAGGGTGTCGTTGGCGCCCTTGACGTAGGCGGCGTGGTGCTTGGCGTGGTGCAGTTCCAGGATCTGCCCGGTGATGGCCGGCTCCAGCGCGGCGTAGTCGTAGGGCATGTCGGGAAGCGCGTAGGTGCCCATCAGGCACGTCCCCTTTCCGGGTGAGTGATCGTCAGGGGACAGCCTATGCCTCTATTGCAAGTAGGTTGCAACAACTAAGAAGATGCATCAACATGATCTGTGGCGGGGTCGGCCCGTCAGTCTTCGGTGTCTGAGCGCCTTCCGTCCGTCGGCGTGTCCTTCCTGAAGAATGATCGTCTTCTCACCCGGCGCCCGCCGGTCCCGGCCGGCCCCGCTCTCTCACCGCCAGTCGAGGACGTGGAGGCTTGTAGTGCCCCGCCTGATGCCGGACACCGGACCGCAAGCGCGTCCTCGCGGCCTCGAACTTCGTCTCTACCGTCGGAAGCGGCCTCTACCTCACCGCCGGAGTGCTGTATTTCACCGAGGCGGTTCACCTGCCGGCAGGCCAGGTGGGGCTCGGGCTCGGCATCGCCGGTCTTCTGGCGCTGGCCCTGGGCGTCGCGGTCGGCCATCTGGCCGACCGGCATGGAGCACGCGGTATCTATGCGGCCACCCTGGTGGTCCAGGCGCTGGCCACAGCCGGCTTCGTCCTGGCGGACAGCTTCTGGCCGTTCGTCTTAGCCGTCTGTGCCGCCGCCGCGGCGAAGGCGGCCGGAATCGCCGCCCGCTCCCCGCTCAAGCGGAACGCCCAGGTGGTAGCCGTAGACCATGCGCGTGTAGCCCGAGCAGTCGAGGTTGCCGACCTGCTTGCTGGACGGCCCCCTGTATGTGCCGTCAGGGAAGGTCCAGCCGACCTTCATGTACTCGTGGAAGTCGGCGCCCTCGAGCAGGTAGCCGTGCGGGTCGAGATAGCCGTACCCGGCCTCGCCCAGCACTTGCTTGCCCTGGGCCGGTCCGGAGCCGGCCGTGACCGCCGCGGCGCCGCCGAGGAACATCGCGGCGTACGCGAGGACGTCCGGGACGGTGGATCCGGCCCAGCCGCGGATCGTCTGCTCCAGTTCGGCCGTCCAGGTACCGTCGAACGGTTCCGGCAGCAGACGCACCCAGTCACCGTGGGCGACGGTCGGCAGGACCGCCCAGTCCGCGGCGTCCACCTCGAGGCGGCTCGCGGACAGGCGGACCGGCAGGTTGGTGCAGCCCTCGTTGGCCAAGGCGCGCAGACCCACCCGTCCCTTGGTCAACGAGGGCGTGGAGTCGGTGAGTTCGAAGGCCCACGAAGACGGTTCCGTCGATGTGGACGGCCAGGCCTTCGCCTGGATCCGGGCACCCTCCCGCCGCACCCGGATCGTCCAGTCGGCCCCCGCCCGCACACCCGTGGCCAGTGTGACCGCCGCTCCCAGCACGGTCACATCGTTGTCGACCTCCTTCTCCAACCGCATCTCGACCGCCCCGGAGGTGAGGAAGGACAGCCGCGCCCGGTAGTGACTCCGGGTGCTGACGTAGCCGAAGGTCAGCGCGAACGAACAGGCCTGACCCGTCGGGACCTTGTCGAACCTGGCCGTGCAACGCACATCGACATCGGTGATCTCGTCGTCGCGCAGGCTGGCGTGCCGGCTGTACCCGGCGGTCGTGAGGTCGATGATCCCGGTGCCCGGCACCACCGAGAAGTCGGTCTTGAAGGTGTCGGACGTGATCCACCTGCCGCCGCCCGGCGAGGTGCCCCAGTACACGCGGTCCCCCTCGCCCAGCGCGAGGTCCGGCAGCGTCCGCTGGAAGTCGTCCACGAAAGGCCGCTTGTTCTCCGCGAACGTCCGCCGCGGGCCGGGCAGTACGACCGTTCGCGCGCCGTGCGTCAGCAGCGCGACGCGCTGGCCGCCGGAGCTGACCTCGGTGCGGGCCGGGGTGCCGGCGAGCACGGTGGTGGTGAGCGGGGTGGCGAGGGCCACCGGGGTGAAGTGCACGGCGTCCAGGGGCGCCATGCTCACCCACGAACGAGCCGAGGACAGGCCATCCGGCCCCGGGAAGGCCGGCACGTCCGTGGCCGCGACGGCACGTGCCGGGGCCGCCGCGGCCAGACCGGTGAGCGGGGCGGCTGCAGAGGCCGCGAAGGCGGCGAGGAGTCTTCGTCGAGATGTGTCAGACATGTGTTTCATGATCTGTCGCCACCCACCCAGTCGTCACGCCACCCCCGACTTCGGTCAGTGCCAAGCGACTTGGCGGTCGGGCTGGTTACACCGCGTACAGCGGCGGCACCGCGCTCGTGGTGTTCTTGCTGTGGGCGCTCGCCGCGATCGTCGGCGGCTACGCGGTACTGCGCCGGCGCGACGCATGAGCGGTGCAGGTCCCGGCGGCCTCCCTTCGCCGCCGGGTCCGCCCCCGAGACATCGGCGTCCAGGCAGTTCCACGGCCCCGCACCGGGGGACAACCGCGCGATAGGGGACCCATACCGGCCTGGCGCCATGGGGAGCACTTCCCGTCCGCTCTCCCGGAGGCCCCCGTATGCGTCGCCGTACGACTTTTCCGTGACCCTGGCCGGGCTGGGCCGTAGCACTCGGGGTGCCCACCGCCCGGCCCTGGCCGCGATGCACCCGCGCAACCCGCCACCATCGCTGTCGTCACGGTGCCGCCGGGGTAAGCTCCCGCGGCGTGAGCCTGCTGCGGACCCTTCGACCGAGACTGCGGAATCCCGCACCAGGCCGAGGCCCTGCTCGAACGATCCGTCAGCTGATCGTCGGTGAACGACACCATCACGGGCCGGCTCGCCCTGGAACAGCACGGCGGCCGCGCCATTGAACACTGATCGCCTACCATCACTGAGCCACATCGGAACTACTCGTCGAGCTCTGCACTGAGGCGGAAGCGTACGACCCGTAACGCGACGTCGACTTCACCTATTTGCGGGGCCGTTCGAGGGCAGGACCCGGGCGAGCCAGTCCGTGCGGGTTCGGCGGGCTGTGGCCGAGATGTTTGCCTTCGGGTACAGGGCGTCGAACCCGTGGAAGCCGCCCGCCCAGACGTGGAGTTCGGCCTGGCCGCCGGCCGCCCAGATACGGGTGGCGTAGTCGGTGTCCTCGTCTCGGAAGACTTCGGCGGAGCCGGTGTCGATGTAGGTGGTGGGCAGGCCCGAGAGGTCCTCGGCCAACGCCGGCGAGACGTACTCGGGCACCGCCTCGTCAGTGAGGTCGCCGAGGACGGCGCGCCATGCGAACTCGTTCATCTCGCGGGTCCAGACGCCGGGCCCGCCGGAGTACTGGCGACTGGAGGCGCTGGTGTTGCGGTGGTCGAGCATGGGGCAGATAAGTATCTGCGCGGCGATCGCCGGGGTGCCGAGGTCGCGAGCCAACAGGGTGACACCGGCGGCGAGGCCGCCGCCCGCGCTGGCGCCGGCGACGACGATCCGTGCAGGGTCGATGCCCAGTTCTTCGGCGTGTTCGGCGATCCAGAGCAGCCCCTGGTAGCAGTCGTCGACGAGGGCGGTGCCGGTGGCCTCGGGTGCCAGCCGGTAGTCCACGGAGACCACGACCGCGCCGAACGCGTCGAGCCACTCCAGCGGGATGTCGATCTGCGAGAAACGGTCACCCATGACCATCCCGCCGCCGTGCATCCAGTAGATGCAGGGTGCGGCGGTGATGCGGTCAGTGTTCGCGGGGCTGAAGACCGACAGAGGGATCGGGGCACCGTCCGTGGCGGGCACGGTGATATCGCGCCGGTCGACTCGCCGGTGTGCGAGCAGGGAATCGATGGGCGTCGAGGGGAGCCGGCGCAGTTGGCCCAGGAACTCCGTGCTGAGCTGGGACATCAGCGGCATATCGGCGAGCAGTTCACGCAGTTCGCGGTCCAGGGCGGGTCGCGCTGTGGTCATGGTCGATGCCTTTCGTGGGGTGGTGCCGGACGGTCGGACGGGGAGGGGGTCGCCTCGGCAGGTCGCCGAGGCGGCCGGCCGGGGTATCGGGAGTTCAGAAGGCGGCCTTGCCGCGGACCGGGACGTAGTCGGTGTACTCCGACTCCTCGGTCAGCAGCCCGTCGATCTGCGCCACGATGGCCTGGGCGGCCTCGCCGGCGAAGACCCGGTGGTGGTCCTCCTCGCTGGTCCAGCCCTCGCTGACGTGGACGACATCAGGGGCGGACGCGGAGCGGGAGACGAGATAGACGACGCAGTGTTCGCTCGCGCCCGGGCTGCCCTCGTCGAGACCGGTCAACAGCAGGTCGACCAGCCTGTCGCCCATTCCGGGCCTGGCGGTCAGGGTGGCGTTGAATCCGTACTTGGCAATCATGGAAGCCTTCTTCTGCGTTGATGGAGTGCGGTGACTCCATTCAAGCGGCGTGACCTGCGGAAACGTTAGAACGATGCTCGCCGCTGCTTGCACAATCCTCGCGGACACGGGAGCCCGGACGCCGTTGGTGCTGCAATGAACGCATGCACCTCGAAGAGCTCCGCACCCTGCTGGCCCGGCATGCCCGCCCCGACTGGACCACTGCCATCGACGGTGTCCTGATCTCGAAGGTCGACCGGCCCGATCCGCCGGCTCCCTCCATGTCCGGCACGGTGCTCGCAGTCATCGCCCAGGGCGCCAAACGCCTCGCGCTGGGTGACCGGGTCTACGAGTACG
This window of the Streptomyces sp. SAI-127 genome carries:
- a CDS encoding DUF4232 domain-containing protein gives rise to the protein MPTASRTAPAVLAAALLLTACGSQSFSPGGGTGGGPVRAEALCPSDFSRYGSPPSSEPSVRPSGTPTALPLPSAGGTAEDGVKITALYAWGQESGCAGVAYSADFELTNQQTETATYTLTIGFLSASGGAVDNAERTVEAVGPGRTVKGTVVMGEPVGNAPEVTGVEVIKTRSVPEAEASSASGTCPKSGMRLYADQGDAAMGLRVVGLHLVNCGTGPLQLNGYPKLAIQDEDHHTVHGIRILQGTDQISTGLGGDSSPQPVVLRPGEAAVAGLAWRNTTQAGEPVNAPYVRVWATPAAAPVMVVPELDLGTTGKLGVGPWRKDETHREPATTAAARP
- a CDS encoding superoxide dismutase yields the protein MGTYALPDMPYDYAALEPAITGQILELHHAKHHAAYVKGANDTLEQIAEAREKDQITPTSLVGLEKTYAFNLSGHVLHSVFWQNLSPDGGDRPDGALADALDEHLGGFEAFKKQLTVATASVQGSGWGVLAWEPLGKRLIVEQVYDHHGNVGQGSTPLLVFDAWEHAYYLQYKNVRPDYVTKLWDLVNWEDVTARYTAATGA
- a CDS encoding alpha/beta hydrolase, translated to MTTARPALDRELRELLADMPLMSQLSTEFLGQLRRLPSTPIDSLLAHRRVDRRDITVPATDGAPIPLSVFSPANTDRITAAPCIYWMHGGGMVMGDRFSQIDIPLEWLDAFGAVVVSVDYRLAPEATGTALVDDCYQGLLWIAEHAEELGIDPARIVVAGASAGGGLAAGVTLLARDLGTPAIAAQILICPMLDHRNTSASSRQYSGGPGVWTREMNEFAWRAVLGDLTDEAVPEYVSPALAEDLSGLPTTYIDTGSAEVFRDEDTDYATRIWAAGGQAELHVWAGGFHGFDALYPKANISATARRTRTDWLARVLPSNGPANR
- a CDS encoding antibiotic biosynthesis monooxygenase, whose translation is MIAKYGFNATLTARPGMGDRLVDLLLTGLDEGSPGASEHCVVYLVSRSASAPDVVHVSEGWTSEEDHHRVFAGEAAQAIVAQIDGLLTEESEYTDYVPVRGKAAF